Proteins encoded in a region of the Paracholeplasma morum genome:
- a CDS encoding ABC transporter substrate-binding protein gives MKKVVSVLLVLITVVVLSACGKKTADNEITFGWWGTSDRNVATYRAIELFEEKYPQYKVKGEQSTWNGYQQALNNKLNRGTEADVFQVNYNWIYSMYGKDYFMDITELGIDLSKYPTDEHKPLTVDGKVLGLSVSETGYIFYLNQKVYEDAGVSFEGDRIIPETWEELMVAGETIQAHNSSHYALGRLDAQQVAILMFSYLAQKTGKNVINENNQLNFTQAELVDGFNFISDLRSTGVLIPSNAIDTHIDGPTNPNWTQQKYGGILQWNTAISEYQNTLPSDANLVMAGMFQQASGESLGMYKKVSMAYAVSKRVEGSKEKQEAVKTFIEFMTTDPEAVAILGVDRGVSSNTDTQTALKAVSDADYSNSLEWKGHEVVQSMYNHQLEESINLYIHPYYEHNTFRAIYEGPIESFLLNNINATEAASRIISKFNAELKRIMED, from the coding sequence ATGAAAAAAGTAGTATCTGTTTTATTAGTCTTAATCACAGTCGTAGTTTTATCAGCATGTGGAAAGAAAACAGCTGATAATGAAATCACATTTGGTTGGTGGGGAACCTCTGATCGAAACGTGGCTACCTATAGAGCCATTGAACTCTTTGAAGAAAAATACCCACAATATAAAGTCAAAGGTGAACAGTCCACATGGAATGGTTACCAACAAGCATTAAACAACAAACTTAACCGCGGTACTGAAGCTGATGTATTCCAAGTAAACTATAACTGGATTTATTCTATGTATGGTAAAGACTATTTCATGGATATTACGGAACTTGGAATCGACTTAAGTAAATACCCAACCGACGAACATAAACCACTTACTGTAGATGGAAAAGTTCTAGGACTATCTGTTTCTGAAACAGGCTATATCTTCTATTTGAATCAAAAAGTCTATGAAGATGCAGGGGTTTCCTTTGAAGGTGACAGAATCATCCCAGAAACATGGGAAGAACTCATGGTTGCTGGAGAAACGATTCAAGCACATAACAGTTCACATTATGCACTGGGTAGATTAGATGCTCAACAAGTAGCAATCTTAATGTTTTCATACTTAGCCCAAAAAACAGGCAAAAATGTGATTAATGAGAATAATCAACTTAACTTCACACAAGCAGAACTTGTAGATGGGTTTAATTTCATCTCGGATTTAAGAAGTACAGGCGTACTCATTCCATCGAATGCGATCGATACTCACATTGATGGTCCAACCAATCCAAACTGGACTCAACAAAAATATGGCGGTATCTTACAATGGAATACAGCAATCTCTGAATACCAAAACACCTTACCTAGTGATGCTAATCTTGTTATGGCTGGGATGTTTCAACAAGCCTCAGGGGAATCACTAGGCATGTATAAGAAAGTATCGATGGCTTATGCAGTTTCTAAGAGAGTAGAAGGCAGTAAAGAAAAACAAGAAGCTGTTAAGACATTTATCGAGTTTATGACTACTGACCCAGAAGCAGTAGCCATTTTGGGAGTTGACCGTGGGGTTTCTTCTAATACAGATACACAAACTGCGCTAAAAGCTGTGTCTGATGCAGACTACTCTAACTCATTAGAATGGAAAGGGCATGAGGTTGTTCAATCGATGTATAACCATCAACTAGAAGAATCCATTAACCTATACATTCACCCTTATTATGAACACAATACCTTTAGAGCCATTTATGAAGGTCCAATTGAATCCTTCTTGCTCAATAACATCAATGCAACAGAAGCAGCATCGAGAATCATTTCTAAGTTTAATGCAGAACTGAAACGCATTATGGAGGATTAG
- a CDS encoding LemA family protein — MNRQKSIILSVLGIVVLIVLIIGIQTIVFYNRFIDKDETIEDNYATVFSNFEQRHNTITQIVATVNGLQQHELAIYNKIIEARTAYAAALANNDVEALAEADALEAVAVTELLFAIENNPNLVTADSFEGLMDTIYVLESMLKTARDDYNDAVKEYNKTSKRFPGLVYRSIFGFEKEKEYWKIDDGKTDIPDISFN; from the coding sequence ATGAATAGACAAAAAAGTATTATTTTATCTGTTTTGGGGATTGTTGTTTTAATTGTTTTAATAATAGGCATACAAACCATTGTGTTCTATAACCGTTTCATCGATAAAGATGAAACCATTGAAGACAACTATGCGACTGTGTTCAGTAACTTTGAGCAACGTCACAATACCATTACCCAAATAGTAGCAACCGTTAATGGTCTACAACAACACGAACTTGCGATTTATAATAAGATCATTGAAGCCCGTACTGCCTATGCAGCAGCGTTAGCTAATAATGATGTTGAAGCCTTAGCTGAAGCGGATGCTTTAGAAGCAGTCGCAGTAACGGAATTATTGTTTGCGATTGAGAATAACCCGAATCTAGTGACTGCAGATTCATTTGAAGGCTTAATGGATACCATCTATGTTCTAGAGTCTATGTTAAAGACTGCTCGTGACGACTATAATGATGCCGTAAAGGAATATAATAAGACTTCTAAACGATTCCCTGGATTAGTATATAGATCCATCTTTGGTTTTGAAAAAGAAAAAGAATACTGGAAGATAGACGATGGTAAGACCGACATTCCAGATATAAGTTTTAACTAG
- a CDS encoding TPM domain-containing protein: MKKVISLLIILVLLGCKKDNLPEPTKNFYVNDYADALMTYTEVEIASYNRYLYEELGEVQIVYATFLIENDDEMLKVDKTALYRKWGIGKNDKGLLVMLFYKQTYIDDIESRELVGYGYEVGYHLEYLFTPIYMNNTLKILFSDEYYGIADMTVVHLNFELLNRVYTLVYDMTPIDYNLDEYFDELLNAPYIPPDDSPDGWDLLYILGNYPVIYAVLFGVLTIGGGLFFKIRGGGGSSGGAGLFKKRR; the protein is encoded by the coding sequence ATGAAGAAAGTCATTAGCCTATTAATAATATTAGTGCTTTTGGGATGTAAAAAAGACAACTTACCCGAACCCACAAAGAATTTTTATGTTAACGATTATGCTGATGCTTTAATGACCTATACTGAAGTTGAGATTGCATCTTATAATCGTTATTTATACGAGGAACTTGGTGAAGTCCAAATCGTATACGCAACATTTCTAATTGAGAATGATGATGAAATGCTCAAAGTCGATAAAACAGCGCTTTACCGTAAATGGGGTATTGGTAAAAATGATAAAGGGTTATTAGTAATGTTATTCTATAAACAAACCTATATTGATGATATTGAGTCAAGAGAGCTTGTAGGTTATGGATATGAGGTGGGTTACCATCTTGAATATCTATTCACACCAATATACATGAATAACACGCTTAAAATCCTTTTTAGCGATGAATACTATGGCATCGCTGATATGACTGTTGTGCATCTCAATTTTGAATTACTGAACCGTGTGTATACGCTAGTATATGACATGACGCCAATCGATTATAATTTAGACGAGTACTTTGATGAATTATTGAATGCGCCATATATTCCACCAGATGACAGTCCTGATGGATGGGACTTGTTATACATACTCGGAAACTACCCTGTTATCTACGCAGTTCTATTTGGAGTATTAACCATTGGTGGAGGTTTATTCTTTAAAATAAGAGGTGGCGGAGGTTCTTCTGGTGGTGCTGGTCTATTTAAGAAAAGAAGGTAG
- the mgs gene encoding alpha-monoglucosyldiacylglycerol synthase — MRIGLFTDAYLPQISGVTTSIYMLAEGLRSLGHEVYIITTSAANTVEDPYIIRLKGMPIPKKGLKSFRIVPFTSAHIKKIHALNLDVMHVHTEFSIGSVAVHMRDKYEIPMVFTVHTMYEEYLHYVSKFLNKFFRRPLMHYLKKLMKRFIRRADVTITPTQKVMDLMKSYNIEGHYDIIPTGIQLDKFKRENYEESRILELKKSLGIENDFVYLFLGRISAEKSIDVLLDAYSQVAKEQKSKFLIIGDGPAMSQLKDKVKKLKIEDRVIFTGFVKWTEVGLYYQLGDVFLNASVTETQGLTYIEALAASMPVIVKYDSCLLEVIDEFNNGLFFRDNKELPLLLRQVYEVESLRTKLSENASKSIEKYSQECYSSSALKAYEYAINMKKAS; from the coding sequence ATGAGAATTGGATTATTTACAGATGCTTATTTACCACAAATTAGTGGTGTAACAACTTCTATATATATGTTGGCTGAAGGCCTACGTTCGTTAGGTCATGAGGTTTACATTATTACAACTTCTGCTGCAAATACAGTAGAAGATCCTTACATTATTAGACTTAAAGGCATGCCAATTCCAAAGAAAGGGCTAAAGTCTTTTAGAATTGTGCCATTTACATCAGCACACATCAAAAAGATTCACGCCTTAAATTTAGACGTCATGCATGTTCATACCGAATTTTCTATTGGTTCAGTTGCTGTCCATATGAGGGATAAATATGAAATTCCAATGGTATTTACAGTACACACCATGTATGAAGAATACTTGCATTATGTGTCTAAGTTCTTAAACAAGTTCTTTAGACGCCCATTAATGCACTATTTAAAGAAACTTATGAAACGCTTTATTAGACGTGCAGATGTTACAATCACACCGACTCAAAAAGTTATGGACTTAATGAAGAGTTATAACATTGAGGGGCATTATGATATTATTCCTACTGGCATTCAATTAGATAAGTTTAAACGTGAAAACTATGAAGAGTCTAGAATTCTTGAACTGAAGAAGAGTTTAGGTATCGAAAATGACTTTGTCTATTTATTTTTAGGACGTATCTCAGCAGAGAAATCGATTGACGTATTACTAGATGCCTATTCACAAGTAGCCAAAGAACAAAAATCCAAGTTTTTAATCATCGGAGATGGCCCAGCCATGTCCCAATTAAAAGATAAAGTTAAAAAGCTTAAAATCGAAGATAGAGTTATTTTCACAGGGTTTGTAAAATGGACTGAAGTAGGACTTTACTATCAATTAGGCGATGTATTCCTTAACGCAAGCGTGACAGAAACTCAAGGCTTAACCTATATAGAAGCCCTAGCAGCGAGTATGCCAGTCATTGTTAAATATGACTCTTGCTTACTAGAAGTTATTGATGAATTTAATAATGGATTATTCTTTAGAGACAACAAAGAATTACCATTACTACTAAGACAAGTTTATGAAGTCGAATCCTTGAGAACTAAACTTAGTGAAAATGCATCGAAATCTATTGAAAAATATTCTCAAGAATGTTATTCTAGTAGTGCGCTCAAAGCTTATGAGTACGCAATTAATATGAAAAAAGCTTCATAA
- a CDS encoding lysylphosphatidylglycerol synthase transmembrane domain-containing protein, translating into MQETKKTNIVKNLFFVFISLVLVLVVVFSLNDIGEIYNALKGVNLLYVFVGMGLLLLYMITTNLSLHFITTGLGIKLHMIDSMAIGSSEYFFNAITPFSSGGQPFQAYFYMKKGVSGDNTMAILMSNFIIYQVVMTTMSTIGLILYYDRVRVVLDNYFFFILIGYIMNLSIMVLLVLISTIPQFEKLLNLVLRGLGKIKFLKKTMEKAEKKTVAFVTNFQISMGLLFKRKRVLIGASLLRIAGLILLNSIPYVIFLALGVNLSPSDLVFVIAMTLFASTFMLWIPTPGATGGTEWAFTVIFSSLITGATAVLVTSMLIWRFVTYYFGMLVGFASYIVVRKRGI; encoded by the coding sequence ATGCAAGAAACCAAGAAAACCAATATCGTTAAAAATCTTTTCTTCGTATTTATATCACTGGTTTTAGTATTAGTCGTTGTCTTTAGTCTAAACGACATAGGAGAGATTTATAACGCTTTAAAAGGGGTTAATCTTTTATATGTGTTTGTGGGTATGGGGTTGTTATTACTCTATATGATAACTACAAACTTATCCTTACACTTTATTACAACAGGGTTAGGGATTAAACTTCACATGATTGATTCTATGGCCATTGGGTCATCAGAATATTTTTTCAATGCGATTACACCATTTAGCAGCGGTGGGCAACCATTTCAAGCGTATTTCTATATGAAAAAAGGCGTCAGTGGTGATAACACCATGGCAATACTGATGTCTAATTTCATCATTTATCAAGTTGTGATGACAACCATGTCAACGATCGGACTCATTCTTTATTATGACCGTGTACGCGTGGTTTTAGATAATTATTTCTTTTTCATCTTGATTGGTTATATTATGAATTTATCCATTATGGTGTTGTTAGTTTTGATCTCAACTATTCCTCAATTCGAAAAACTTCTTAACCTAGTATTGAGAGGATTAGGGAAAATTAAATTCTTGAAAAAAACGATGGAAAAGGCTGAAAAGAAAACGGTTGCGTTCGTGACAAACTTCCAAATCTCCATGGGGCTCTTATTTAAACGTAAAAGAGTATTAATTGGTGCAAGTCTGTTAAGAATTGCGGGTTTAATCTTGTTAAATTCTATTCCTTATGTTATATTTTTAGCACTAGGTGTCAATCTATCACCAAGCGATTTAGTCTTTGTAATTGCGATGACTCTTTTCGCATCCACATTTATGCTCTGGATACCAACGCCAGGTGCAACTGGTGGAACCGAATGGGCATTCACAGTCATCTTTAGTTCCTTAATCACAGGGGCTACAGCGGTCTTAGTCACTTCGATGTTAATCTGGCGATTTGTGACTTATTACTTTGGCATGCTAGTAGGATTTGCTTCGTATATCGTTGTGCGTAAGAGAGGGATTTAG
- the argS gene encoding arginine--tRNA ligase translates to MIQAIKDDIKTSVMLGLNNPDINVVVEEPKRGNADLAIPLFGLVKQLGMSMAELSSKVSAILEDNPSISETQFLNGFLNISIDRVRLSKEVIEEVLTEKEKFGNDTINQTVCIDYSAPNIAKSFSIGHLRSTMIGNALKNIYTKLGYKVIGINHLGDWGTQFGKMIVAYKLWGDRKLIEQNPITELQKLYVKFHQESESNPSLEDDARAIFKRLEDGDQEMLELWQYFRDESLKEFMSMYDLLGVSFDSYDGESFYNDKMEAIADRLDELGLLVEDDGAMIVRLGDQIPPALIKRRDGATLYITRDLAALMYRYNHYHFDKVLYVVGNEQKLHFEQLKAVTKLMGHDFDIEHVNFGLVLQDGKKMSTRGGNVVKLYDVIKEAIEQALNAITLKNPNISNKEMVAKAVGIGAVIFNDLKNDRNSEIEFNLDQMLAFEGQTGPYLQYSSVRIASILKNQTLSEISNYDIFNEPLYFELVKLLASFNQTLKKATEVNGPHVISRYLLQLSQTFNQFYGQHKIITEDEAVKQANLHLILAVRTVLNEGLRLLGMTALDEM, encoded by the coding sequence ATGATTCAAGCAATTAAAGACGATATTAAAACCAGTGTAATGTTAGGTTTGAATAACCCTGACATTAATGTGGTTGTAGAAGAACCCAAAAGAGGAAATGCCGATTTAGCAATACCACTTTTTGGATTAGTAAAACAATTAGGGATGTCTATGGCTGAACTCTCAAGCAAAGTATCAGCAATCCTAGAAGATAATCCTTCTATTAGTGAAACCCAATTCTTAAATGGGTTTTTAAACATTTCCATTGACCGCGTAAGATTATCTAAAGAAGTGATTGAGGAAGTATTAACAGAAAAAGAAAAGTTTGGTAATGATACGATCAACCAAACGGTATGTATAGACTACAGTGCCCCAAATATTGCGAAAAGTTTCTCAATTGGACACTTACGTTCAACCATGATTGGAAATGCCCTTAAAAACATTTATACCAAACTTGGTTATAAAGTCATCGGGATTAACCACCTTGGAGACTGGGGTACTCAATTTGGAAAGATGATTGTTGCCTACAAACTATGGGGCGATAGAAAACTTATTGAACAAAACCCAATTACAGAACTTCAAAAACTCTATGTTAAGTTCCACCAAGAATCCGAATCAAATCCAAGTTTGGAAGACGATGCAAGAGCCATCTTTAAACGCTTAGAAGATGGCGATCAAGAAATGCTAGAGTTATGGCAATATTTTAGAGATGAATCCTTAAAAGAATTTATGTCTATGTATGACTTACTTGGGGTAAGCTTTGATTCTTACGATGGAGAGTCTTTCTATAATGATAAGATGGAAGCCATCGCAGATAGATTAGATGAACTCGGATTATTAGTCGAAGACGACGGTGCAATGATTGTTCGTCTAGGGGATCAAATTCCGCCTGCTTTAATCAAACGTAGAGATGGCGCTACACTATACATCACACGTGATTTAGCCGCTTTAATGTATCGATACAATCATTATCATTTTGATAAGGTTTTATATGTTGTAGGTAACGAACAAAAACTTCACTTTGAACAATTAAAAGCTGTAACCAAATTAATGGGACATGATTTTGACATTGAACATGTGAACTTCGGATTAGTCTTGCAAGATGGTAAGAAGATGTCTACTCGTGGGGGTAACGTTGTTAAACTATACGATGTGATTAAAGAAGCGATTGAACAAGCCTTAAATGCGATTACGCTAAAAAACCCTAACATTTCTAACAAAGAAATGGTTGCGAAAGCAGTAGGGATTGGCGCAGTCATCTTTAACGACCTGAAGAACGATCGAAACTCTGAAATCGAGTTCAATCTAGACCAAATGTTGGCATTTGAAGGTCAAACCGGCCCTTACTTACAATACAGTAGTGTTAGAATTGCATCCATCTTAAAAAACCAAACTTTAAGTGAAATATCCAATTACGATATTTTTAATGAACCGCTTTACTTTGAACTCGTTAAGCTGCTTGCTTCCTTCAATCAAACCTTGAAGAAAGCAACCGAAGTAAATGGACCACATGTCATTAGCCGTTATTTATTACAGTTATCTCAGACATTCAATCAGTTTTATGGGCAACATAAAATTATTACGGAGGATGAGGCCGTTAAACAAGCTAACTTACACCTGATTTTAGCTGTTCGTACAGTATTAAATGAAGGCTTAAGATTGCTTGGAATGACTGCGCTCGATGAAATGTAA
- a CDS encoding thioredoxin family protein, whose product MSKKAYARPQHKVKPLTIIIVVGILFLFAALIAVLIPSDKEKIYKAYTSAGSPNLQQDHVFESISASKLIKVIKSEEPIIVFFGNPSCSVCVTEIGYYDIQFQSYGLKESIKQIYYVDTRTLSTKMIKELQDTYKFKLEATPELYYVNNGAIVLNRADVTGDTQVAQIKEFMRLVSLSN is encoded by the coding sequence ATGTCAAAAAAGGCTTATGCAAGACCTCAACACAAGGTTAAACCACTTACAATCATTATTGTAGTCGGTATTCTGTTTTTGTTTGCAGCATTGATCGCAGTTTTAATCCCATCAGATAAGGAAAAAATATATAAAGCTTATACAAGTGCTGGTTCACCAAACTTGCAACAAGATCACGTTTTTGAATCTATTTCAGCTTCAAAACTCATTAAAGTGATTAAATCTGAAGAACCAATCATTGTATTCTTTGGAAATCCTTCTTGCAGTGTATGTGTAACTGAAATTGGTTACTACGATATTCAATTCCAATCTTATGGGTTGAAAGAATCTATTAAGCAAATCTATTATGTTGATACTAGGACATTATCAACAAAAATGATTAAAGAACTTCAAGATACCTATAAATTTAAACTTGAAGCAACCCCTGAGTTATACTACGTTAACAATGGCGCTATCGTTCTAAATAGAGCTGATGTTACTGGAGATACTCAAGTGGCTCAAATCAAAGAATTCATGCGTTTAGTCAGTCTATCAAATTAA
- a CDS encoding glycogen synthase — MNILFCASEAYPFSKSGGLADMASALPKIINQKGEKAIVITPFYDALYDKKSSFKWIGSKDILIQDVVYEANFYETFYDGVTYVFVENETFFKRANYYGYYDDDKRFLFFSYAILEYIPISKVKFDLLHINDWQTGLVPFLLDDIYRVNPLYKDIKTLLTIHNLEYQGSFPKDAHKLINRPFNYAYIHFDRMNYLKAAIMRANHINTVSPTYREEVQYEYYGFTLDGALKSRLNHFSGILNGIDYEIYNPETDTLIEQTFNYKHFSSAKKKNKLALLKKLNLDMSTDTALVAYIGRLAKQKGIDLMMATLEEAIAESTAKFVFIGSGDPLYEDFFRKLQEKYRTRVYSFIGFNNTLAHQLYASADILMMPSQFEPCGLGQLMAMRYGCLPLVRETGGLKDTVTPYNKYTKDGHGFSFSNYNAHELKQVLLDAILLYANNQDDWKILVRNAMKQDHSLEQMGKEYLELYERILKS; from the coding sequence ATGAATATTCTTTTTTGTGCAAGTGAAGCCTACCCATTTTCTAAGTCAGGCGGCTTAGCAGATATGGCTTCAGCACTGCCAAAAATAATTAATCAAAAAGGTGAGAAAGCCATTGTGATAACCCCATTTTATGATGCTTTATACGATAAGAAGTCCTCATTCAAATGGATTGGTTCTAAAGACATTTTAATCCAAGATGTTGTCTACGAGGCGAACTTCTATGAAACATTTTACGATGGCGTTACTTATGTATTTGTCGAGAATGAAACATTCTTTAAACGAGCCAACTATTACGGCTACTATGATGATGATAAAAGGTTCTTATTCTTCTCTTATGCAATCTTAGAATACATACCGATTAGTAAAGTCAAGTTTGACCTACTTCACATCAATGACTGGCAGACGGGATTAGTCCCATTCTTACTGGATGATATTTACAGGGTTAATCCACTTTATAAAGACATTAAAACACTACTTACCATCCATAATTTGGAATACCAAGGGTCATTTCCTAAGGATGCGCATAAGCTGATTAATCGTCCGTTCAATTATGCCTACATTCACTTTGACCGTATGAATTATTTGAAAGCAGCCATAATGAGAGCCAATCATATTAATACTGTAAGCCCTACTTACAGAGAGGAAGTTCAATATGAGTATTATGGTTTTACTCTAGATGGTGCTTTAAAATCTAGACTCAATCATTTCTCAGGAATCCTAAATGGCATTGACTATGAAATCTATAATCCTGAAACAGACACACTGATTGAACAAACATTTAACTACAAGCATTTCAGTTCTGCAAAAAAGAAGAACAAACTTGCCTTATTAAAAAAATTAAACCTCGATATGTCTACTGACACAGCGCTTGTAGCGTATATCGGAAGACTAGCAAAACAAAAAGGAATTGACTTAATGATGGCAACCCTTGAAGAAGCAATAGCTGAAAGCACTGCTAAATTCGTATTTATCGGTAGTGGTGACCCTTTATATGAAGACTTTTTCAGAAAACTTCAAGAAAAATACCGTACAAGAGTCTATAGTTTTATCGGGTTTAACAACACCCTTGCACATCAACTCTATGCAAGTGCTGACATCTTAATGATGCCAAGTCAGTTTGAGCCTTGTGGGCTTGGTCAATTGATGGCTATGCGTTATGGATGCTTACCGCTTGTAAGAGAAACGGGTGGTCTTAAAGATACCGTAACACCGTATAACAAATACACGAAGGATGGTCATGGATTTAGCTTCTCAAACTACAATGCACATGAACTCAAACAAGTGTTACTAGATGCAATCCTTCTTTATGCGAACAATCAAGACGATTGGAAGATATTAGTTAGAAACGCAATGAAACAAGACCATTCGCTTGAACAAATGGGCAAGGAATACCTAGAACTATACGAAAGAATACTTAAATCATAA
- a CDS encoding glucose-1-phosphate adenylyltransferase, with protein sequence METLALILAGGKGSRLDILSEKRSKPAVPFAGKFRIIDFSLSNCANSGIYDIAILTQYLPFSLNEHIGSGKPWDLDRRDSQVTLLQPHNEWYMGTADSVLKNLNFVKRRDPKYILILSGDHIYKMNYKKMIDFHIEKGAKLTIATQQVPFEEAHRFGIMETDKNSRIIGFEEKPKQPKSNQASMGIYVFSAEVLYNALETIKDPNLDFGKHIIPSLINNHNTPVYGYEFNGYWRDVGTYDSYLQTNIELLNMQEPRLDLYSDQWKIYTRSEEMPPVRVGNNAKIVNSLISNGSVIDGTVINSVLSPGVRVEKGAVVRDSVILNNTIISENAVVDKAILDKKVYVGRNAIIGFGEDYTPNEERPNVLSSGINVIEKHGFVPDGAKIPRNCRIYRNAKFDQLEIKSGSTIR encoded by the coding sequence ATGGAAACATTAGCATTGATTTTAGCTGGAGGAAAAGGCTCTAGACTAGATATATTATCAGAAAAACGCAGTAAACCGGCTGTACCATTTGCTGGTAAATTTAGAATCATCGACTTCTCACTTTCAAACTGTGCGAACTCAGGCATTTATGATATCGCAATCCTAACACAATACTTACCATTCTCACTTAACGAACACATCGGTTCCGGTAAACCATGGGATCTAGACAGAAGAGATTCTCAAGTCACACTACTTCAACCTCATAATGAATGGTATATGGGAACTGCAGACTCTGTGTTAAAAAACTTGAATTTCGTTAAGCGTAGAGACCCAAAGTACATTTTAATACTCTCTGGCGATCATATCTATAAAATGAACTATAAAAAGATGATTGATTTCCACATTGAAAAAGGTGCAAAACTTACGATTGCAACTCAACAAGTACCCTTCGAAGAGGCACACCGTTTTGGAATCATGGAAACCGACAAAAACTCAAGAATCATCGGGTTTGAAGAAAAGCCAAAACAACCTAAATCTAACCAAGCATCCATGGGTATTTATGTATTTTCCGCTGAAGTGTTATACAATGCTTTAGAAACCATTAAAGACCCTAACCTAGATTTTGGTAAACATATTATTCCAAGTCTAATCAACAACCATAATACCCCTGTCTATGGGTATGAGTTTAATGGTTATTGGCGCGATGTAGGTACCTATGATTCCTACCTTCAAACCAATATCGAACTCCTTAATATGCAAGAACCGAGACTGGACCTTTATAGTGATCAATGGAAGATCTATACGCGAAGCGAAGAAATGCCACCTGTAAGAGTTGGCAATAATGCGAAAATTGTTAACTCATTAATCTCTAACGGTTCTGTTATCGATGGCACAGTAATCAATAGTGTATTAAGCCCAGGCGTTCGTGTTGAAAAAGGCGCTGTAGTGAGAGATTCTGTTATTCTAAACAATACGATTATCAGTGAGAATGCGGTTGTTGATAAAGCCATTCTCGATAAGAAAGTCTATGTTGGTAGAAACGCAATTATTGGGTTTGGTGAAGACTATACACCAAATGAAGAAAGACCAAATGTCCTATCATCTGGTATTAATGTCATTGAAAAACATGGCTTCGTTCCAGATGGTGCGAAGATTCCACGTAACTGTAGAATTTATAGAAATGCCAAGTTTGATCAATTAGAAATTAAATCTGGTTCAACCATAAGATAA
- a CDS encoding DegV family protein — protein sequence MNKYVIITDSACDLTDEVAKKFDLQVCPLKFVIEGVEYPDYLDHRAMSPEDFYAKVRSGLMPSTAQVNTEEYIEIAEPFLKKGDDVLIIAFSSALSGTYNSARIAVEQLKEMYPTRKVMLVDSKAASLGQGLLVYHAATMRANNHSIEEVTEFLEAHKLHLAHWFTVSDIQHLKRGGRVSGAAALVAGMLNINPVLHVSDEGKLISRMKPIGRKKALKALFEKMKETYDPTISNVCFISHGDDLKDAIILKEIIEKELDVDIRLINHIGPVIGAHSGPNTIALFFFAKHR from the coding sequence ATGAATAAGTATGTCATTATTACAGATTCAGCATGTGATTTAACCGATGAAGTAGCAAAGAAGTTCGATTTACAAGTTTGTCCATTGAAGTTCGTGATCGAAGGCGTTGAATACCCGGATTATTTAGATCACAGGGCAATGTCACCAGAGGATTTTTATGCAAAAGTAAGAAGTGGCTTAATGCCATCTACTGCGCAAGTCAATACAGAAGAATACATAGAGATAGCTGAACCATTCTTGAAAAAAGGCGATGATGTATTAATCATTGCGTTCTCAAGTGCACTATCTGGAACATATAACAGCGCTAGAATTGCAGTAGAACAATTGAAAGAAATGTATCCGACCCGAAAAGTGATGTTGGTCGACTCAAAAGCAGCTTCACTAGGTCAAGGATTATTAGTATACCATGCAGCAACAATGAGGGCTAATAATCACTCCATCGAAGAAGTAACAGAATTCTTAGAAGCACACAAACTTCATTTAGCTCATTGGTTTACCGTATCTGATATTCAACATTTAAAGCGTGGGGGAAGAGTAAGTGGGGCAGCAGCGTTAGTTGCTGGCATGTTAAACATTAACCCAGTCTTACACGTTTCAGATGAAGGTAAACTCATCTCAAGAATGAAGCCGATTGGACGTAAAAAAGCACTTAAGGCGTTGTTTGAAAAAATGAAAGAAACGTATGATCCAACGATCTCAAATGTTTGTTTCATTAGTCATGGAGATGACCTTAAAGATGCAATCATTTTAAAAGAAATTATTGAAAAAGAACTAGATGTCGATATTAGATTGATTAACCATATTGGACCAGTCATTGGTGCCCATTCTGGACCTAATACGATTGCATTATTCTTCTTTGCGAAACATAGATAA